In one Umezawaea sp. Da 62-37 genomic region, the following are encoded:
- a CDS encoding tetratricopeptide repeat protein: MAGFGDRLDRGAAPPDPGEARSLDDLIAGLRLLKIWGGDPSYKTIGDRVNAAWTAAGRPPGELARKTTVVDCFRPGRRRVNADLVVEVVRALHPDAGYVAQWRQALRVISAETGAATLVRALDALPEDLAEFTGRAAELDRFAALDLDGGAVGIAVVEGMAGVGKTGLAIHAGHVLARDRPWDRVLFVDLRGFHPDPAQPPADPAAVLDGFLRLLGVPGQRIPHDLDERAALYRERLAGSRALVVLDNAADTDQVGPLLPDGPGCLVLVTSRRGLDVPGAVRVPVDVFTSDEAVDLLRRAVPDIPTGEDPSAPVRVALRCGYLPLALGLIAAHMRAKPGWTVGDHADRLDELHDLRRLDSGVELALGLSYRRLPEGRRRVVRLLALHPGADFDVHAAAALAGTDLDTAAEDLLRLREDHLLRQGGSGRYSFHDLVRDYAATRAADEERPVDRRAALARLFEHHLCTASRAMDVLLPAERHRRPTVAPSGLPPVPIPDVDAARTWLDTERANLVATAVHAPAEHVAGLAAVLFRFLDQGGHYRDGLVLHGHALEAARRSGDLAAEALAATNLGIVHWQLGDLPRAMDLARRAMVLARDLGDRRGEARTLDILGAVAESLGRYEESVGHTARALELAREAGDRSGEAYLLISLGNCHRRLGRYGEAVDHLERAIALSRELGDHFGESDALDHLGLVHQRLGRHQEAVDCHRAALDRFRELGYRVGEAHALNNLGSSYRLLGRTVEAAEHHRLALDRFRELGIADGEADALNGLGETSLADGHPDRAHARHTAALGLAGDRFGLARTRTGLGDACLALGEEEHAREHWELARSLYAELGVPEADDLDARLASLGASPGSRRG; this comes from the coding sequence GTGGCGGGGTTCGGAGATCGACTCGACCGGGGTGCCGCGCCGCCGGATCCGGGGGAGGCGCGATCCCTGGACGACCTGATCGCCGGGCTGCGGCTGCTCAAGATCTGGGGCGGCGACCCCTCGTACAAGACCATCGGCGACCGGGTCAACGCGGCGTGGACGGCCGCGGGCAGGCCGCCGGGGGAGCTGGCGAGGAAGACCACGGTGGTCGACTGCTTCCGGCCGGGCCGCAGGCGGGTGAACGCCGACCTGGTCGTCGAGGTGGTGCGCGCCCTGCACCCCGACGCGGGCTACGTCGCCCAGTGGCGGCAGGCGTTGCGCGTGATCAGCGCGGAGACCGGGGCCGCGACCCTGGTCCGGGCCTTGGACGCGTTGCCGGAGGACCTGGCCGAGTTCACCGGCCGTGCCGCCGAACTCGACCGCTTCGCGGCCCTCGACCTGGACGGCGGCGCGGTCGGGATCGCCGTGGTCGAGGGCATGGCCGGGGTCGGGAAGACCGGTCTCGCGATCCACGCGGGTCACGTGCTCGCCCGCGACCGCCCGTGGGACCGGGTGCTGTTCGTCGACCTGCGCGGCTTCCACCCCGACCCGGCCCAGCCGCCCGCCGACCCGGCCGCCGTGCTGGACGGGTTCCTCCGGCTGCTCGGCGTGCCTGGCCAGCGGATCCCCCACGACCTCGACGAGCGAGCCGCCCTCTACCGGGAGCGGCTCGCCGGGTCGCGCGCGCTCGTGGTGCTGGACAACGCCGCGGACACCGACCAGGTCGGGCCGCTCCTGCCGGACGGGCCGGGGTGCCTGGTGCTGGTCACGAGCCGCCGCGGCCTGGACGTGCCGGGCGCGGTCCGGGTGCCCGTGGACGTGTTCACCTCCGACGAGGCCGTCGACCTGCTCCGCCGCGCCGTCCCCGACATCCCGACCGGCGAGGACCCCTCCGCGCCCGTCCGGGTCGCGCTGCGCTGCGGGTACCTCCCGCTCGCGCTGGGGCTGATCGCGGCCCACATGCGCGCCAAGCCGGGGTGGACCGTCGGCGACCACGCCGACCGCCTCGACGAGCTGCACGACCTGCGCCGCCTGGACAGCGGCGTCGAACTCGCCCTCGGCCTGTCCTACCGGCGCCTGCCCGAGGGCAGGCGGCGCGTGGTGCGCCTGCTGGCGCTGCACCCCGGCGCGGACTTCGACGTCCACGCCGCGGCCGCGCTCGCGGGCACCGACCTCGACACCGCGGCCGAAGACCTGCTGCGGCTGCGCGAGGACCACCTCCTGCGGCAGGGCGGGTCCGGCCGGTACTCCTTCCACGACCTGGTCCGCGACTACGCGGCCACCAGGGCCGCCGACGAGGAGCGGCCGGTCGACCGGCGGGCCGCGCTGGCACGGCTGTTCGAGCACCACCTGTGCACGGCGTCGAGGGCGATGGACGTGCTGCTGCCCGCCGAGCGGCACCGCAGGCCCACGGTCGCGCCGTCCGGCCTGCCGCCCGTCCCGATCCCCGACGTCGACGCCGCGCGGACGTGGCTCGACACCGAACGCGCGAACCTCGTCGCCACCGCCGTGCACGCCCCGGCCGAGCACGTCGCCGGGCTGGCCGCCGTGCTGTTCCGGTTCCTGGACCAGGGCGGCCACTACCGCGACGGCCTCGTCCTGCACGGGCACGCGCTGGAGGCCGCCCGGCGGTCGGGCGACCTCGCGGCCGAGGCCCTCGCCGCCACGAACCTCGGCATCGTGCACTGGCAGCTGGGCGACCTCCCGCGGGCCATGGACCTCGCCCGCCGCGCGATGGTGCTCGCCCGCGACCTGGGCGACCGGCGGGGCGAGGCCAGGACGCTCGACATCCTGGGGGCCGTCGCCGAGTCGCTCGGCCGCTACGAGGAGTCCGTCGGGCACACCGCCCGCGCCCTGGAGCTGGCCCGCGAGGCGGGCGACCGCTCGGGCGAGGCCTACCTGCTGATCAGCCTCGGCAACTGCCACCGCCGCCTCGGCCGGTACGGGGAGGCCGTCGACCACCTGGAGCGGGCGATCGCGCTGAGCCGCGAACTGGGCGACCACTTCGGCGAGTCGGACGCCCTCGACCACCTCGGGTTGGTGCACCAGCGGCTGGGACGCCACCAGGAGGCCGTCGATTGCCACCGGGCGGCGCTCGACCGGTTCCGCGAACTCGGCTACCGGGTCGGCGAGGCCCACGCCCTGAACAACCTCGGCTCCTCCTACCGCCTGCTCGGACGGACGGTGGAGGCCGCCGAGCACCACCGGCTGGCGCTCGACCGGTTCCGGGAGCTCGGCATCGCGGACGGCGAGGCCGACGCCCTCAACGGCCTGGGCGAGACCTCCCTCGCCGACGGCCACCCCGACCGCGCGCACGCCCGCCACACGGCGGCCCTCGGGCTCGCCGGCGACCGGTTCGGGCTGGCCAGGACCCGTACCGGCCTCGGCGACGCCTGCCTCGCGCTGGGGGAGGAGGAGCACGCCCGCGAGCACTGGGAACTCGCGCGGTCGCTGTACGCGGAACTCGGCGTGCCGGAGGCTGACGACCTAGACGCGCGCCTGGCGTCGCTCGGCGCGAGTCCCGGTTCGCGTCGCGGTTGA
- a CDS encoding nitroreductase family protein codes for MEFQDVVRRRRMVRRFKSDAVPAESVERILRNATRGPSAGFSQGQAFLVLEGAPLERFWTVGSDAVDESVRTAPLVIVPMSSKRVYLDRYAEPDKGWTDRDESWWPVPFWHIDTGMAALLVLQTVVDEGLGALYFGIVPQKVGAFRELFGVPEDHEPIGAIAIGYSDEPAPTNTSAITRRRKALEDVVHRGHW; via the coding sequence ATGGAGTTCCAGGATGTCGTGCGGCGCAGGCGGATGGTGCGGCGGTTCAAGTCCGACGCGGTGCCCGCGGAGAGCGTGGAGCGGATCCTCCGCAACGCGACCCGCGGACCGTCGGCGGGGTTCTCGCAGGGGCAGGCCTTCCTCGTGCTGGAGGGCGCCCCGCTGGAGCGGTTCTGGACCGTCGGGTCGGACGCCGTGGACGAGTCGGTGCGGACGGCGCCGCTGGTGATCGTGCCGATGTCGTCCAAGCGGGTGTACCTCGACCGGTACGCCGAGCCGGACAAGGGGTGGACCGACCGGGACGAGTCCTGGTGGCCGGTGCCGTTCTGGCACATCGACACGGGGATGGCGGCGCTGCTGGTCCTGCAGACGGTGGTGGACGAGGGGCTGGGGGCGCTGTACTTCGGGATCGTCCCGCAGAAGGTGGGCGCGTTCCGGGAGCTGTTCGGGGTGCCGGAGGACCACGAGCCGATCGGGGCGATCGCGATCGGGTACTCGGACGAGCCCGCGCCCACGAACACCTCGGCGATCACCCGGCGGCGGAAGGCCCTGGAGGACGTGGTGCACCGCGGGCACTGGTAG
- a CDS encoding DEAD/DEAH box helicase codes for MSPRSNAPTSRSPASSYADARRRASHPRLTDFLSVLSFDLDPFQRTACEALEEGHGALVCAPTGAGKTVVGEFAVHLALAQGLKCFYTTPIKALSNQKYADLVARYGAKSVGLLTGDTSVNGNAPVVVMTTEVLRNMLYAHSHTLEGLAYVVMDEIHYLADRFRGAVWEEVILHLPDEVQLIGLSATVSNAEEFGEWLVEVRGDTKVVVDEHRPVPLWQHMMAGGRMFDLFIGQTAEGEARINPQLLRHTEDLARFHVPWSRSRNNKDRGGRAAPRNSGFKPPSRLEIIERLEAQNLLPAIDFVFSRAGCDAAVAQCVRSGLRLNTMEDAEVVRGIIDEKTKDLPEPDLRVLGYWEWRDALERGIASHHAGLLPAFKETVEELFVRGLVKVVFATETLALGINMPARTVVLEKLVKYNGEAHVDLNPGEYTQLTGRAGRRGIDVEGHAVVVWQPGVDPKQVAGLASTRTFPLRSSFRPGYNMAVNLVHALGAAKARDLLEQSFAQFQADRSVVGLARRIERNREALDGYAEAMSCHLGDFTEYAALRRRVTDREKALSKQNSSSKRAEAAASLERLRKGDVIAVPSGRRSGLAVVIDPGVEPMGEARPLVVTEDRWAGRLSSADFPVPVEVLGHVKLPKQVDVRSPKSRRDLASTVRNTGIVIPTVRRKKSTTDEDAELATLRRALRAHPCNACDKREDHARWAERYHRLLAETELLERKVAATTHSLAREFDRIRALLRERGYLEAHENGPGEEVTEHGKRITRIYGESDLLTAECLRHEIWRDLGPPELAAVVSSLVYEARRDGPTETRLPAGPISEAMAATARLWVEIEDDERRHRLDRTRQPDPGFAWPVYRWARGESLEKVLDAGDTGGTELGAGDFVRWCRQVVDLLDQIRNVMGHADPVGASAAKAVEALRRGVVAMATV; via the coding sequence GTGTCTCCCCGCTCGAACGCCCCCACTTCCCGGTCCCCGGCGTCCTCGTACGCGGACGCCCGCCGCCGGGCGTCCCATCCGCGGCTGACCGACTTCCTGTCGGTGCTCTCGTTCGACCTCGACCCGTTCCAGCGCACCGCCTGCGAGGCGTTGGAGGAGGGGCACGGCGCGCTGGTCTGCGCGCCGACCGGCGCGGGCAAGACGGTGGTCGGCGAGTTCGCCGTGCACCTCGCGCTGGCGCAGGGCCTGAAGTGCTTCTACACGACGCCGATCAAGGCGCTGTCGAACCAGAAGTACGCCGACCTGGTCGCGCGCTACGGCGCGAAGTCCGTCGGCCTGCTGACCGGCGACACCTCGGTCAACGGCAACGCGCCCGTGGTGGTCATGACCACCGAGGTGCTGCGCAACATGCTCTACGCGCACTCGCACACCCTCGAAGGCCTCGCGTACGTGGTGATGGACGAGATCCACTACCTCGCCGACCGCTTCCGCGGCGCTGTTTGGGAGGAGGTGATCCTGCACCTGCCGGACGAGGTGCAGCTCATCGGCCTGTCCGCGACGGTCAGCAACGCCGAGGAGTTCGGCGAGTGGCTGGTCGAGGTGCGCGGCGACACGAAGGTCGTCGTCGACGAGCACCGGCCCGTGCCGCTGTGGCAGCACATGATGGCGGGCGGGCGGATGTTCGACCTGTTCATCGGCCAGACCGCCGAGGGCGAGGCGCGGATCAACCCTCAGCTGCTGCGGCACACCGAGGACCTGGCGCGCTTCCACGTGCCGTGGAGCCGGTCGCGCAACAACAAGGACAGGGGCGGCCGGGCCGCGCCGCGCAACTCCGGGTTCAAGCCGCCGTCGCGGCTGGAGATCATCGAGCGGCTGGAGGCGCAGAACCTGCTGCCCGCGATCGACTTCGTGTTCAGCCGCGCGGGCTGCGACGCGGCGGTCGCCCAGTGCGTGCGCTCCGGCCTGCGGCTGAACACGATGGAGGACGCCGAGGTCGTCCGCGGCATCATCGACGAGAAGACCAAGGACCTGCCGGAGCCCGACCTGAGGGTGCTCGGCTACTGGGAGTGGCGCGACGCGCTCGAACGCGGCATCGCGAGCCACCACGCCGGGCTGCTGCCGGCGTTCAAGGAGACCGTCGAGGAGCTGTTCGTCCGCGGCCTGGTGAAGGTCGTGTTCGCGACCGAGACGCTGGCGCTGGGCATCAACATGCCGGCGCGCACCGTCGTGCTGGAGAAGCTGGTCAAGTACAACGGCGAGGCGCACGTCGACCTCAACCCCGGCGAGTACACGCAGCTCACCGGGCGCGCGGGGCGGCGCGGCATCGACGTCGAGGGCCACGCCGTCGTGGTGTGGCAGCCCGGCGTGGACCCCAAGCAGGTGGCCGGCCTCGCCTCCACCCGCACGTTCCCGCTGCGCTCGTCGTTCCGGCCCGGCTACAACATGGCCGTCAACCTCGTGCACGCCCTGGGCGCGGCGAAGGCGCGCGACCTGCTGGAGCAGTCGTTCGCGCAGTTCCAGGCCGACCGGTCGGTGGTCGGGCTGGCGCGGCGGATCGAGCGCAACCGCGAGGCCCTCGACGGGTACGCGGAGGCGATGAGCTGCCACCTCGGCGACTTCACCGAGTACGCGGCGCTGCGCCGTCGGGTCACCGACCGGGAGAAGGCGCTGTCGAAGCAGAACAGCTCGTCGAAGCGGGCCGAGGCAGCGGCGTCGCTGGAGCGGCTGCGCAAGGGCGACGTGATCGCCGTGCCGTCGGGGCGGCGGTCCGGGCTGGCCGTGGTGATCGACCCCGGCGTCGAGCCGATGGGGGAGGCGCGGCCGCTGGTCGTGACCGAGGACCGGTGGGCGGGGCGGCTGTCGTCCGCGGACTTCCCGGTGCCCGTCGAGGTGCTGGGGCACGTGAAGCTGCCCAAGCAGGTCGACGTGCGGTCGCCCAAGTCGCGGCGCGACCTGGCGTCGACGGTGCGCAACACCGGGATCGTGATCCCCACCGTGCGGCGGAAGAAGTCGACCACCGACGAGGACGCCGAGCTGGCGACGTTGCGGCGCGCGCTGCGGGCGCACCCGTGCAACGCGTGCGACAAGCGCGAGGACCACGCCCGGTGGGCGGAGCGCTACCACCGGCTGCTCGCGGAGACGGAGCTGCTGGAGCGGAAGGTCGCGGCCACCACGCACTCGCTGGCGCGGGAGTTCGACCGGATCCGGGCCCTGCTGCGCGAACGCGGCTACCTGGAGGCGCACGAGAACGGGCCCGGTGAGGAGGTGACCGAGCACGGGAAGCGGATCACCCGCATCTACGGGGAGTCGGACCTGCTGACGGCGGAGTGCCTGCGGCACGAGATCTGGCGCGACCTCGGTCCCCCCGAGCTGGCGGCCGTGGTGTCGTCGCTGGTGTACGAGGCGCGTCGGGACGGGCCGACCGAGACCAGGCTGCCCGCCGGGCCGATCTCGGAGGCGATGGCGGCCACCGCCCGGCTGTGGGTGGAGATCGAGGACGACGAGCGGCGGCACCGGCTGGACCGCACCCGGCAGCCCGACCCCGGATTCGCGTGGCCGGTGTACCGGTGGGCGCGCGGCGAGTCGCTGGAGAAGGTGCTCGACGCCGGTGACACCGGCGGGACGGAACTGGGCGCGGGCGACTTCGTCCGGTGGTGCAGGCAGGTCGTGGACCTGCTGGACCAGATCCGCAACGTGATGGGGCACGCGGACCCGGTGGGCGCGTCGGCGGCCAAGGCCGTGGAGGCGCTGCGGCGGGGAGTCGTGGCCATGGCGACGGTGTGA
- a CDS encoding thioesterase family protein: MRDDYRYWQRIPTRWNDNDVYGHVNNVVHYAFMDTLINTWLVQAGLDIHDGSTIGLCVESHCNYRSSISFPEAMDAGLRIGHLGRSSVRYEIAFLAADGSVVAEGHFVHVFVDRTTRKPVEVPTGLRTAMIGLVTS, from the coding sequence GTGCGCGACGACTACCGGTACTGGCAGCGGATCCCCACGCGGTGGAACGACAACGACGTGTACGGCCACGTCAACAACGTCGTGCACTACGCGTTCATGGACACCCTGATCAACACGTGGCTCGTCCAGGCGGGCCTGGACATCCACGACGGCTCGACGATCGGGCTGTGCGTCGAGTCGCACTGCAACTACCGCTCCTCCATCTCGTTCCCGGAGGCCATGGACGCGGGGCTGCGCATCGGCCACCTCGGGCGGTCCAGCGTCCGCTACGAGATCGCCTTCCTGGCCGCCGACGGCAGCGTCGTCGCCGAGGGCCACTTCGTCCACGTGTTCGTCGACCGGACGACGCGGAAACCGGTGGAAGTACCGACTGGACTCCGCACCGCCATGATCGGTTTGGTGACCTCATGA
- a CDS encoding zinc-dependent alcohol dehydrogenase family protein, with protein MTVVRAAVLTELGLPGPYADSRPIRIQDLTLDPPGPGEMLVKVGATGLCHSDLSVVNGSRPRPLPMVLGHEAAGEVVELGPGADSEFAVGDHVVMSFVPACGSCRKCVSGRQALCEPGAAANRAGTLLTGQRRWLAADGTRPHHHLGVSGFAEYAVVSTTSATRVDADLPHEIAALFGCAVLTGAGAAFYSAAVAPGDRVAVFGLGGVGLAALMAVKAAGASTIVAVDVVAHKRELALRLGATHEVAGGPDAVEEVRELTGGGADKVIDTTGSEIVLAQAYAATATGGTTVTVGLPHPDRELVLPALSLVAEERTLKGSYLGSCVPRRDIPRFIALYRSGQLPVQELLSGTVALDDINTGFDRLASGEAIRQVVTF; from the coding sequence ATGACCGTCGTCCGCGCCGCCGTGCTCACGGAGTTGGGCCTCCCCGGCCCCTACGCCGACTCCCGCCCCATCCGGATCCAGGACCTCACCCTCGACCCACCCGGCCCCGGCGAGATGCTGGTCAAGGTGGGTGCCACGGGTCTGTGCCACTCCGACCTGTCGGTGGTCAACGGCTCCCGCCCGCGTCCGCTGCCGATGGTCCTCGGCCACGAGGCCGCGGGCGAGGTCGTCGAACTGGGCCCCGGCGCGGACTCCGAGTTCGCGGTCGGCGACCACGTCGTCATGTCCTTCGTCCCCGCCTGCGGCTCCTGCCGCAAGTGCGTCTCCGGCAGGCAGGCGCTCTGCGAGCCGGGCGCCGCCGCCAACCGCGCGGGCACCCTGCTCACCGGTCAGCGGCGCTGGCTGGCCGCCGACGGCACCCGGCCCCACCACCACCTCGGCGTCTCCGGCTTCGCCGAGTACGCCGTCGTCTCCACCACGTCGGCCACCCGCGTCGACGCCGACCTGCCCCACGAGATCGCCGCCCTCTTCGGCTGCGCCGTCCTGACCGGCGCGGGCGCGGCCTTCTACAGCGCCGCCGTCGCACCCGGCGACCGCGTGGCCGTCTTCGGCCTCGGCGGCGTCGGTCTGGCCGCCCTGATGGCGGTGAAGGCGGCGGGCGCGTCCACGATCGTCGCCGTCGACGTCGTGGCCCACAAGCGGGAACTGGCCCTGCGCCTGGGCGCGACCCACGAGGTGGCGGGCGGGCCGGACGCGGTCGAGGAGGTGCGCGAGCTGACCGGGGGAGGCGCCGACAAGGTCATCGACACCACCGGCAGCGAGATCGTGCTCGCGCAGGCGTACGCGGCCACGGCGACCGGCGGCACGACCGTCACCGTCGGCCTGCCGCACCCCGACCGCGAGCTGGTGCTGCCCGCACTGAGCCTGGTCGCCGAGGAACGCACGCTCAAGGGCAGCTACCTCGGCTCCTGCGTCCCCCGCCGCGACATCCCGCGCTTCATCGCCCTCTACCGCTCCGGCCAGCTGCCGGTGCAGGAGCTGCTGTCGGGCACGGTGGCCCTGGACGACATCAACACCGGTTTCGACCGCCTGGCCAGCGGCGAGGCCATCCGCCAGGTCGTCACCTTCTGA
- a CDS encoding GNAT family N-acetyltransferase — protein MADHDIRVLDESQVRAAHTLFRGSLHTAPAPDEKWEQVKDSYVPGRALGAFQDDELVGTAQSWAAGLAVPGGAEVPLAAVSRVGVRADWTRRGVLSALMRRQFRSFREAGEITATLRASETTIYGRFGYGVASRGRNVTVDRYRATLLPSAGTGGRIRLVDKDTALALAPVIYDSVGLTRPGMTARWPAWWLLNLPRALNDENAQLAVHRGPDGDDGYVVYEVKSSSTGHGKRVLTVVDLVAATPAVWAELWRFVFRVDVVDEVVGELRPVDEPLEWLFADRRVVKVTEVEDETWLRLVDVPATLAARSYGRAEPVVIQVRDRCLPENDGTYRVTPDGAGRTDLPADLALDVDLLAAIYLGDVPFSALAAAGRVDVLDPTAPARADALFASAQSPWSGTYF, from the coding sequence GTGGCCGACCATGACATCCGCGTCCTCGACGAGTCCCAGGTGCGCGCCGCGCACACCCTCTTCCGCGGCTCGCTGCACACCGCGCCCGCGCCGGACGAGAAGTGGGAGCAGGTCAAGGACTCCTACGTGCCCGGTCGCGCGCTCGGGGCTTTCCAGGACGACGAACTCGTGGGCACCGCCCAGTCGTGGGCCGCGGGACTGGCCGTCCCCGGTGGCGCCGAGGTCCCGCTCGCCGCGGTCAGCCGGGTCGGGGTGCGGGCGGACTGGACGCGCCGGGGCGTGCTGAGCGCGCTGATGCGCCGCCAGTTCCGCTCCTTCCGGGAGGCGGGCGAGATCACCGCGACCCTCCGGGCGTCCGAGACCACGATCTACGGCCGGTTCGGCTACGGCGTCGCCTCGCGCGGCCGCAACGTGACGGTCGACCGGTACCGCGCCACCCTGCTGCCCTCGGCGGGCACCGGGGGCCGCATCCGGCTGGTCGACAAGGACACCGCGCTGGCGCTGGCGCCCGTGATCTACGACTCGGTCGGCCTCACCAGGCCCGGCATGACCGCGCGCTGGCCCGCCTGGTGGCTGCTGAACCTGCCCCGCGCGCTCAACGACGAGAACGCTCAGCTCGCCGTGCACCGCGGCCCGGACGGCGACGACGGGTACGTCGTGTACGAGGTCAAGTCCTCGTCCACCGGCCACGGCAAGCGGGTCCTGACCGTCGTCGACCTCGTCGCCGCCACCCCGGCGGTGTGGGCCGAGCTGTGGCGCTTCGTGTTCCGGGTCGACGTCGTCGACGAGGTCGTCGGCGAGCTCCGCCCGGTCGACGAGCCGCTCGAATGGCTGTTCGCCGACCGCCGCGTCGTCAAGGTGACCGAGGTCGAGGACGAGACGTGGCTGCGCCTGGTCGACGTCCCCGCCACCCTCGCCGCCCGCTCCTACGGCCGGGCCGAACCCGTGGTGATCCAGGTCCGCGACCGGTGCCTGCCGGAGAACGACGGCACCTACCGCGTCACCCCGGACGGCGCCGGGCGCACCGACCTGCCCGCGGATCTCGCCCTCGACGTCGACCTTCTCGCTGCCATCTACCTCGGCGACGTCCCCTTCAGCGCCCTGGCCGCCGCGGGCCGCGTCGACGTCCTCGACCCGACCGCCCCGGCCCGTGCCGACGCGCTGTTCGCCAGTGCCCAGTCACCGTGGTCGGGGACGTACTTCTGA
- a CDS encoding DUF4333 domain-containing protein, which translates to MSSPYGPPGGNDPQQPQWGQQPPQHPAGGGYPGTPSGGFPEQNPYGQPDPNQQQQQPQWGQQPAGPQPTQQYPQNPQNPYATPPGGGQFGQDPNQQQNPYATPPGGGQFGQDPNQQQNPYGAPQQGQFGQQQNPYGQPNPYGQQQNPYGQQPKKSSAVVWVVVGLVVVVLAAILVTGFVTPGFFVSKVFDNTEVQKGVVSILKDEYKIPDVESATCAGEHPVKVGATFECTAKVGGNDKKVKITVKTADGEYEVGQPTG; encoded by the coding sequence ATGTCCAGTCCGTACGGACCGCCCGGAGGGAACGACCCGCAGCAGCCGCAGTGGGGGCAGCAGCCCCCGCAGCACCCGGCGGGTGGTGGGTACCCCGGTACTCCGTCGGGCGGGTTCCCCGAACAGAACCCATACGGGCAGCCCGATCCGAACCAGCAGCAACAGCAGCCGCAGTGGGGGCAGCAGCCCGCGGGCCCGCAGCCCACGCAGCAGTACCCGCAGAACCCGCAGAACCCGTACGCGACGCCGCCGGGTGGAGGCCAGTTCGGGCAGGACCCGAACCAGCAGCAGAACCCGTACGCGACGCCGCCGGGAGGCGGGCAGTTCGGCCAGGACCCGAACCAGCAGCAGAACCCGTACGGCGCTCCGCAGCAGGGCCAGTTCGGCCAGCAGCAGAACCCCTACGGCCAGCCGAACCCGTACGGCCAGCAGCAGAACCCGTACGGCCAGCAGCCGAAGAAGTCCAGTGCCGTGGTGTGGGTGGTCGTCGGCCTGGTGGTCGTGGTGCTGGCCGCGATCCTCGTCACCGGTTTCGTGACGCCCGGCTTCTTCGTCTCCAAGGTGTTCGACAACACCGAGGTGCAGAAGGGCGTCGTCTCGATCCTCAAGGACGAGTACAAGATCCCCGACGTCGAAAGCGCGACCTGCGCCGGCGAGCACCCGGTGAAGGTGGGGGCCACCTTCGAGTGCACCGCGAAGGTCGGCGGCAACGACAAGAAGGTCAAGATCACCGTCAAGACCGCCGACGGCGAGTACGAGGTCGGCCAGCCCACCGGCTGA
- a CDS encoding cyclase family protein encodes MLGDYRVVNLSHVNDPARTSLFPGDPEFTMTTVATVAEDGYHLRLLQQGEHTGTHWGAPAHFNADQPAADELDTADLFLPAVKIDVRDRAVDPDYAVTVADLLAWEAVHGRIPPESAVVLHTGWEDRWGTPAFANLDADGCPHQPGFGVPAVEWLLDTGRLGRRGALGTDTFGPDVATDSAYTASKLLYREHRISLEVLANLAELPPTGAWVLVGGTVNRGGSGSPASVYALMPKDG; translated from the coding sequence GTGCTCGGCGACTACCGCGTGGTGAACCTCTCGCACGTCAACGATCCGGCCCGCACCTCCCTCTTCCCCGGCGACCCGGAGTTCACGATGACCACCGTGGCGACCGTCGCGGAGGACGGGTACCACCTCCGGTTGCTCCAGCAGGGTGAACACACCGGCACGCACTGGGGCGCTCCGGCGCACTTCAACGCCGACCAGCCCGCCGCCGACGAACTCGACACCGCCGACCTGTTCCTGCCCGCGGTGAAGATCGACGTCCGGGACCGCGCGGTCGACCCGGACTACGCCGTGACCGTCGCCGACCTGCTGGCGTGGGAGGCCGTGCACGGGCGGATCCCGCCCGAGTCGGCCGTGGTGCTGCACACCGGCTGGGAGGACCGCTGGGGCACGCCCGCGTTCGCGAACCTCGACGCCGACGGATGCCCCCACCAGCCGGGGTTCGGCGTGCCCGCGGTCGAGTGGCTGCTCGACACCGGCAGGCTCGGCAGGCGCGGCGCCCTCGGCACCGACACGTTCGGGCCGGACGTCGCGACCGATTCCGCCTACACCGCGTCCAAGCTCCTCTACCGCGAGCACCGGATCAGCCTGGAAGTGCTCGCGAACCTGGCCGAGCTGCCCCCGACCGGTGCCTGGGTCCTGGTGGGCGGCACGGTCAACCGGGGTGGTTCCGGCTCGCCCGCCAGCGTCTACGCCCTCATGCCGAAGGACGGGTGA